A genomic region of Aspergillus oryzae RIB40 DNA, chromosome 1 contains the following coding sequences:
- a CDS encoding uncharacterized protein (predicted protein) — protein MGDFTLLKSLILVFFIYMVIGTSKINKRRVLFPARLYWCCDNITERDPARSTRRGIFIALDMAFATHGSAGSVAMPTTLRQLQLNIVNTTARKQLELMQYLHPALLIFPALVIFNRPGT, from the exons ATGGGTGACTTCAC ACTCCTTAAATCTCTAATTCTAGTATTTTTTATCTATATGGTAATCGGCACATCCAAGATAAACAAGCGCCGCGTTCTCTTTCCTGCGAG ACTGTATTGGTGTTGTGATAACATAACTGAGAGAGATCCCGCTCGATCCAC GAGACGTGGAATATTCATTGCCTTGGACATGGCGTTTGCAACCCACGGATCAGCAGGAAGCGTTGCCATGCCAACGACCCTCCGCCAGCTGCAACTCAATATCGTCAACACTACCGCTCGAAAGCAGCTCGAGCTCATGCAATATCTCCATCCAGCTTTACTTATATTTCCGGCACTGGTTATATTCAACAGACCGGGTACTTGA
- a CDS encoding glycoside hydrolase family 72 protein (predicted protein), which yields MKLSSIVAGASLFASSVIAADLDPIIIKGSKFFYKSNDTQFYIRGVAYQQEYSGPDSSANSFKDPLADADACKRDVPYLEKLGTNTIRVYAIDPKSDHKECMSLLSDAGIYVIADLSSPGDSINRNEPKWDNDLYNRYVTVVDELSQYSNVIGFFAGNEVSNSENTTSASAFVKAAVRDTKQYIKAKNYRSMGVGYATSDDSSIRKNMANYFNCNGADDSIDFWGYNVYSWCGDSNYEKSGYASRTEEFKDYTVPVFFAEYGCNAVQPRKFTEVQALYGDKMADVWSGGIVYMYFQEENNYGLVSVDGNKVSTKADFSYLSKELASATPSGTKKGDYQPTNTALQSCPTVDDKWLATSSPLPPSPNQDLCSCMEESLSCALKDKVSGEQLDKLFGTVCGYDVCDGITTNATTGKYGAYSVCTPQQQLSYAINLYYQNQKAKGNGDKACDFNGAATTQSSKSGGSACSALLKEAGTSGTGTVTSSPTGTAGSGASDGAAASSSGSAGGLVAPSSVNVGIFQLGAYVVTAMVAGAGMIVL from the exons ATGAAGTTGTCCAGTATTGTCGCGGGCGCCTCACTCTTCGCCAGCAGTGTTATTGCAGCTGACCTAGaccccatcatcatcaagggctCTAAATTCTTCTACAAGAGCAACGACACACAGTT TTACATTCGCGGTGTTGCCTACCAGC AGGAGTATTCTGGTCCCGATTCTTCCGCCAACAGTTTCAAGGATCCCCTTGCCGACGCCGATGCTTGCAAGCGTGATGTACCTTATCTTGAAAAGCTGGGCACTAACACCATTCGCGTGTATGCTATCGATCCTAAGTCCGATCATAAGGAGTGTATGAGCCTTCTCAGTGACGCCGGTATCTATGTCATTGCGGATCTCTCGTCCCCGGGTGATTCTATTAATCGCAACGAACCAAAGTGGGATAACGACCTGTACAATAGATATGTGACCGTGGTTGATGAGCTGTCGCAATACTCGAACGTTATTGGTTTCTTCGCTGGAAATGAGGTCTCCAACAGTGAGAATACCACGTCTGCCAGTGCCTTTGTCAAGGCTGCTGTCCGTGACACGAAGCAGTATATTAAGGCCAAGAACTATCGTTCTATGGGTGTTGGCTATGCTACTAGCGATGACTCGAGCATCCGTAAAAACATGGCCAACTACTTTAACTGTAACGGCGCGGATGACAGTATTGACTTCTGGGGTTACAATGTGTACTCTTGGTGTGGTGACTCCAACTACGAGAAGTCCGGGTACGCTTCTCGTACTGAGGAGTTCAAGGACTACACTGTCCCTGTCTTCTTTGCTGAGTATGGTTGCAATGCTGTTCAGCCTCGCAAGTTCACGGAAGTCCAGGCTCTTTACGGAGACAAGATGGCTGATGTCTGGTCGGGAGGTATTGTGTATATGTacttccaggaagagaataaCTATG GCCTGGTGTCTGTTGATGGCAACAAGGTCAGCACTAAGGCGGATTTCAGCTACCTGTCGAAGGAGTTGGCTAGCGCAACCCCCTCTGGCACCAAGAAGGGCGATTATCAGCCGACAAACACTGCTCTTCAGTCTTGTCCGACTGTCGATGACAAGTGGCTGGCAACCTCCAGCCCACTACCTCCCTCTCCAAACCAAGACCTCTGCTCCTGCATGGAGGAAAGCCTAAGCTGCGCTCTGAAGGACAAAGTATCCGGCGAGCAGCTAGATAAGCTCTTCGGTACTGTTTGCGGCTACGACGTCTGCGATGGAATCACCACCAATGCCACCACTGGCAAATATGGCGCTTACAGTGTGTGCactcctcagcagcaactGTCGTACGCAATCAACCTCTACTACCAGAACCAGAAAGCAAAGGGTAACGGTGACAAGGCTTGTGACTTCAACGGGGCTGCTACCACCCAGAGCTCGAAGAGCGGCGGCAGTGCTTGCTCTGCACTCCTCAAGGAGGCCGGCACTTCCGGTACCGGCACCGTTACATCTTCTCCCACTGGTACTGCTGGCTCTGGTGCTTCCGATGGTGCTGCTGCATCTAGCTCTGGATCTGCCGGCGGTTTGGTCGCTCCTTCTAGCGTCAACGTTGGTATCTTCCAGCTCGGCGCCTATGTGGTGACGGCCATGGTCGCCGGTGCGGGCATGATCGTCCTGTAG
- a CDS encoding uncharacterized protein (1,3-beta-glucan synthase/callose synthase catalytic subunit), translated as MSGYNQGGHYDDGYGQHGGHGDSYYQDEHHGQAYYDPNDYGDGYYDRGGYYPDGGHGYNQDGGYYDAGHQDDYYGEPYYDQGNGQQRGRRRGDSEEDSETFSDFTMRSETARAADMDYYGRGDERYNSYADSQYGGRGYGYRPPSSQVSYGGNRSSGASTPVYGMDYGNALPAGQRSREPYPAWSSDAQVPVSKEEIEDIFLDLVNKFGFQRDSMRNMYDHLLTQLDSRASRMTPNQALLSLHADYIGGDNANYRRWYFAAHLDLDDAVGFSNMKLGKADRKTRKARKAAQKKAKENPENVEETLEALEGDNSLEAAEYRWKTRMNRMSQHDRVRQVALYLLCWGEANQVRFLPECLCFIFKCADDYYSSPECQNRVEPVEEFTYLNEIITPLYQYCREQGYEIADGKYVRREKDHNQIIGYDDMNQLFWYPEGIERIVLEDKTRLVDIPTAERWMKLKEVNWKKVFFKTYRETRSWFHMVTNFNRIWVIHLCSFWFFTAYNAPTLYTKNYQQQLNNKPPGSYYWSAVGFGGALACFIQIFATICEWMYVPRRWAGAQHLTKRLMFLLLMFIINLAPGVVVFGFKKQIGETIALIIGIVHFIIALVTFFFFSVMPLGGLFGSYLKKHGRQYVASQTFTASWAHLQGNDMWMSYGLWVCVFGAKLAESYFFLTLSFKDPIRILSPMQIQRCSGVEYLGTKLCYIQPQILLGLMFFMDLTLFFLDSYLWYIICNTVFSVARSFYLGVSIWSPWRNIFSRLPKRIYSKVLATTDMEIKYKPKVLISQVWNAIIISMYREHLLAIDHVQKLLYHQVPSEQEGKRTLRAPTFFVSQEDQSFKTEFFPPGSEAERRISFFAQSLSTPMPEPLPVDNMPTFTVLIPHYSEKILLSLREIIREDEPYSRVTLLEYLKQLHPHEWDCFVKDTKILADETSQFNGETEKTEKDVAKSKIDDLPFYCIGFKSAAPEYTLRTRIWSSLRSQTLYRTISGFMNYSRAIKLLYRVENPEVVQMFGGNSEKLERELERMARRKFKICVSMQRYAKFNKEERENTEFLLRAYPDLQIAYLDEEAPENEGDEPRLYSSLIDGHCELLENGMRKPKFRIQLSGNPILGDGKSDNQNHAIIFYRGEYIQVIDANQDNYLEECLKIRSVLAEFEELTTDNVSPYTPGLPSSDTHPVAILGAREYIFSESVGVLGDVAASKEQTFGTLFARTLAEVGGKLHYGHPDFLNGIFMCTRGGISKAQKGLHLNEDIYAGMNAMIRGGRIKHCEYFQCGKGRDLGFGSILNFTTKIGTGMGEQMLSREYYYLGTQLPLDRFLSFYYAHPGFHLNNMFIMLSVQMFMIVLINLGALKHETITCRYNKDLPITDPLRPTFCANLVPIIDWVNRCVISIFIVFFISFVPLAVQELTERGVWRMATRLAKHFGSFSFMFEVFVCQIYANAVHQNLSFGGARYIGTGRGFATARIPFGVLYSRFAGPSIYAGARLLLMLLFSTSTVWSAALIWFWVSLLALCISPFLFNPHQFAWHDFFIDYRDYLRWLSRGNSRSHASSWIAFCRLSRTRITGYKRKLLGVPSEKGSGDVPRARITNIFFSEIVAPLVLVGVTLIPYLFINSRTGTMDKDRDPKNAIARIAIVAFGPIAINAGVAGMFFGMACCMGPIFSMCCKKFGAVLAAIAHAIAVIILLVIFEVMFFLEGWSWPRCVLGMISAAAIQRFVYKLIISLALTREFKHDQSNIAWWTGKWYSMGWHSFSQPGREFLCKITELGYFAADFVLGHLLLFIMLPALCVPYIDKFHSVILFWLRPSRQIRPPIYSLKQSKLRKRRVVRFAILYFAMLLLFLILLIAPLVVRKLNINLPNIPMNLLQPLDEKHNNTISQYTGNGLPGGSSGIPASVLASATY; from the exons ATGTCAGGCTACAATCAAGGCGGCCATTACGATGATGGCTACGGCCAACATGGTGGCCATGGGGATTCCTATTACCAGGATGAGCATCATGGCCAGGCTTACTATGATCCCAATGACTACGGCGATGGTTACTATGATAGAGG CGGTTACTATCCGGATGGTGGACATGGTTACAACCAGGACGGTGGGTACTATGACGCCGGCCACCAGGACGACTACTATGGCGAGCCTTACTATGACCAAGGAAACGGCCAGCAAAGGGGACGGCGCCGCGGCGATTCGGAGGAAGACTCGGAAACATTCAGTGACTTTACCATGAGATCCGAAACGGCACGTGCAGCGGACATGGACTACTACGGTCGGGGGGACGAGCGCTACAACAGCTATGCCGACAGCCAGTATGGCGGACGTGGATACGGCTACCGCCCGCCCTCCTCCCAGGTCTCTTACGGAGGCAATCGGTCGTCCGGGGCATCGACCCCTGTCTACGGCATGGACTACGGAAATGCTTTGCCCGCTGGTCAGCGATCCCGGGAGCCATATCCGGCGTGGTCCTCTGATGCCCAAGTTCCTGTTTCCAAGGAGGAAATCGAGGATATTTTCCTTGACCTGGTCAACAAATTCGGTTTCCAAAGGGACAGTATGCGTAACATGTACGACCACCTTTTGACGCAGCTAGACTCGCGTGCCTCGCGTATGACGCCAAACCAGGCACTCCTTTCTCTGCACGCCGACTACATCGGCGGTGATAATGCGAACTACCGTCGTTGGTACTTCGCAGCTcaccttgaccttgatgaTGCGGTGGGCTTCTCCAACATGAAGTTGGGCAAAGCCGACCGAAAGACCAGGAAAGCCCGCAAAGCGGCccagaagaaggcgaaggagaaCCCGGAGAACGTGGAGGAGACTCTTGAAGCACTAGAGGGCGATAACAGTCTCGAAGCCGCCGAGTATCGGTGGAAGACCCGCATGAACCGCATGTCGCAGCATGACCGAGTGCGTCAAGTGGCCTTGTACCTTCTGTGCTGGGGTGAGGCCAATCAGGTCAGGTTCTTGCCAGAGTGTCtctgtttcatcttcaagtGCGCGGATGACTACTACAGTTCGCCAGAATGCCAGAATCGGGTTGAGCCCGTTGAGGAGTTCACTTACCTGAACGAAATCATCACTCCTCTTTATCAGTACTGCCGCGAGCAGGGCTATGAGATCGCGGACGGGAAATACGtgcgaagagagaaagatcaCAACCAAATCATCGGGTACGATGATATGAATCAACTTTTCTGGTACCCCGAGGGTATTGAGCGAATTGTGCTGGAAGACAAGACCCGTCTGGTTGACATTCCAACTGCTGAGAGATggatgaagctgaaggaaGTCAACTGGAAGAAGGTGTTCTTCAAGACATACAGGGAAACCAGATCTTGGTTCCACATGGTCACAAACTTCAACCGTATCTGGGTCATTCACTTGTGTTCTTTCTGGTTCTTCACGGCCTATAACGCTCCGACTCTGTACACCAAAAATTACCAGCAGCAGCTGAACAACAAGCCACCCGGTTCCTACTACTGGTCTGCTGTTGGCTTCGGTGGTGCCCTGGCATGCTTCATTCAGATATTTGCTACTATTTGTGAATGGATGTACGTCCCGCGACGGTGGGCAGGTGCTCAGCACCTAACCAAGCGGCTAATGTTCCTTCTGTTGATGTTTATCATCAACCTGGCCCCGGGTGTGGTTGTTTTCGGCTTCAAGAAGCAGATCGGCGAAACAATTGCTCTTATCATAGGTATTGTTCACTTCATTATTGCTCtggtgaccttcttcttcttttccgtcaTGCCGCTTGGTGGTTTGTTCGGTAGCTATCTGAAGAAGCATGGTCGTCAATATGTTGCCAGTCAGACGTTCACTGCCAGCTGGGCACATCTCCAGGGTAATGATATGTGGATGTCCTACGGTCTTTGGGTCTGTGTCTTCGGTGCAAAATTGGCCGAGTCTTATTTCTTCCTGACCCTGTCCTTCAAGGATCCCATCCGTATTCTTTCTCCGATGCAGATCCAGCGGTGCTCTGGTGTGGAATACCTTGGAACCAAGCTGTGTTACATTCAGCCTCAGATCCTGCTCGGGCTCATGTTCTTCATGGATTTGACACTTTTTTTCCTGGATAGTTACCTCTGGTATATTATTTGCAACACGGTTTTCTCTGTTGCGAGGTCTTTCTACCTCGGTGTTTCTATCTGGTCACCATGGAGGAACATCTTCTCTCGTCTGCCGAAGCGCATCTACTCCAAAGTTCTTGCCACCACGGACATGGAGATCAAGTACAAACCAAAGGTTCTGATCTCGCAAGTCTGGAACGCAATTATCATTTCCATGTATCGCGAACATTTGCTGGCTATTGACCATGTCCAGAAGCTCTTGTACCACCAGGTTCCTtctgaacaagaaggtaaaCGGACTTTGCGTGCCCCAACTTTCTTCGTATCCCAGGAAGATCAGTCTTTTAAGACTGAATTCTTCCCACCTGGCAGCGAAGCTGAGCGCcgtatctctttcttcgcgCAGTCCTTGTCTACTCCCATGCCCGAACCCTTGCCCGTGGACAACATGCCCACCTTCACAGTTCTGATCCCCCACTACAGCGAGAAGATTCTCCTGTCACTCCGTGAGATTATCCGTGAAGATGAGCCTTACTCCCGTGTTACCCTACTTGAGTACCTCAAGCAGCTGCACCCCCATGAATGGGATTGTTTCGTCAAGGATACGAAGATTCTTGCAGACGAAACGTCCCAATTCAACGGCGAAACGGAGAAGACTGAGAAGGATGTCGCCAAGAGCAAGATCGATGATCTTCCATTCTACTGCATTGGCTTCAAGTCAGCAGCTCCGGAATACACTCTTCGCACGCGTATTTGGTCTTCCTTGCGTTCGCAGACCCTCTACAGGACCATTTCCGGCTTTATGAACTACAGCCGTGCCATCAAGCTGCTTTACCGTGTCGAGAATCCGGAAGTTGTGCAAATGTTCGGTGGTAACTCTGAGAAGCTGGAGCGCGAGCTGGAGAGAATGGCTCGTCGCAAGTTCAAAATTTGTGTTTCGATGCAGCGTTATGCCAAGTTCAACAAGGAAGAGCGTGAGAACACCGAATTCCTTCTCCGTGCATACCCCGATTTGCAAATTGCCTATCTCGATGAGGAAGCGCCGGAAAATGAGGGCGATGAGCCCCGCTTGTACTCGTCCTTGATTGATGGACACTgcgagcttctggagaaCGGAATGCGGAAGCCCAAGTTCAGGATTCAGTTGTCTGGAAACCCCATTCTGGGAGATGGCAAGTCCGACAACCAGAATCATGCCATTATCTTCTACCGTGGTGAATACATCCAGGTCATTGACGCCAACCAGGACAACTACCTTGAAGAGTGTTTGAAGATTCGTAGCGTTCTTGCTGAATTTGAGGAACTGACAACTGATAACGTTTCGCCTTACACGCCTGGTCTCCCTTCGTCGGACACCCACCCGGTTGCTATTCTTGGTGCTCGTGAATACATTTTCTCTGAGAGTGTCGGTGTCCTTGGTGATGTTGCCGCTAGTAAGGAACAAACATTCGGTACCCTCTTCGCCCGTACACTTGCCGAGGTTGGTGGTAAGCTGCACTACGGTCACCCTGATTTCCTCAATGGTATTTTCATGTGTACCCGCGGTGGTATTTCGAAAGCTCAGAAGGGTCTTCACTTGAACGAAGATATTTATGCCGGTATGAATGCTATGATCCGTGGTGGCCGTATCAAGCACTGCGAATACTTCCAGTGTGGTAAAGGTCGTGATCTTGGTTTTGGCTCCATTCTTAACTTCACGACCAAGATTGGTACTGGTATGGGTGAGCAAATGCTGTCTCGAGAGTATTATTACCTGGGTACTCAGCTACCTCTCGATCGGTTTTTGTCTTTCTACTATGCGCATCCTGGTTTCCATCTGAACAACATGTTCATCATGCTCTCTGTGCAGATGTTCATGATCGTCCTGATCAATCTGGGAGCCCTGAAGCATGAGACCATTACTTGTAGATATAACAAGGACTTGCCCATTACCGACCCCCTGCGCCCGACCTTCTGTGCTAACCTTGTGCCTATCATTGACTGGGTCAACCGCTGTGTCatttccatcttcatcgtcttcttcatctcctttgtCCCACTGGCGGTCCAAGAGCTCACAGAGAGAGGAGTTTGGCGTATGGCCACTCGTCTCGCAAAACATTTCGGCTCTTTCTCGTTCATGTTCGAAGTCTTTGTCTGTCAGATCTACGCCAATGCTGTCCATCAAAACCTGTCATTTGGTGGTGCTCGTTATATTGGTACTGGCCGTGGTTTCGCAACCGCCCGTATTCCATTCGGGGTCCTGTACTCACGTTTCGCCGGTCCTTCCATCTACGCTGGTGCTCGATTGTTGCTCATGCTCCTTTTCTCCACATCTACCGTATGGAGTGCGGCTTTGATTTGGTTCTGGGTTTCACTGCTCGCCCTTTGCATCTCGCCCTTCCTGTTCAACCCTCACCAGTTCGCTTGGCATGACTTTTTCATTGACTACCGTGATTACCTTCGCTGGCTCTCTCGCGGTAACTCACGGTCTCACGCGTCTTCTTGGATCGCTTTTTGTCGACTGTCTCGTACTCGCATTACGGGTTACAAGCGAAAGCTCCTGGGCGTTCCGTCTGAGAAGGGATCTGGTGATGTCCCCAGAGCTCGTATTACGAACATCTTTTTCAGCGAGATCGTCGCAcctttggttttggttggtgtTACCTTGATCCCTTACCTGTTTATCAATTCTAGAACTGGGACTATGGACAAGGACAGGGATCCGAAGAATGCTATTGCCCGAATTGCGATTGTGGCTTTCGGACCCATTGCTATCAACGCTGGTGTCGCTGGTATGTTCTTTGGTATGGCTTGCTGTATGGGTCCAATCTTTAGCATGTGCTGTAAGAAGTTCGGTGCGGTGCTAGCCGCCATCGCGCACGCTATTGCCGTTATCATCTTGCTCGTTATCTTCGAGGTCATGTTCTTCCTCGAGGGTTGGTCTTGGCCTAGGTGTGTGTTGGGTATGATCTCGGCGGCTGCAATCCAGCGTTTCGTCTACAAACTTATCATCTCACTTGCCTTGACCCGTGAGTTCAAGCATGATCAATCCAACATCGCCTGGTGGACTGGAAAGTGGTACAGCATGGGCTGGCACTCATTTTCCCAGCCGGGTCGTGAATTCCTGTGCAAGATCACCGAGCTCGGCTATTTCGCTGCCGACTTCGTCCTTGgccatctgcttcttttcaTCATGCTGCCTGCTCTCTGTGTTCCCTACATTGACAAGTTTCACTCTGTCATTCTTTTCTGGCTGCGCCCAAG TCGTCAAATTCGGCCTCCGATCTACTCTTTGAAGCAGTCTAAGCTCCGCAAGAGAAGAGTGGTCCGTTTCGCAATCCTCTACTTTGCGATgttgctcctcttcctcattctTCTGATCGCGCCGCTGGTCGTTCGCAAACTGAACATCAATCTGCCCAACATTCCAATGAACCTCTTACAACCCCTTGACGAGAAACACAACAACACCATTTCACAGTATACCGGCAATGGACTTCCAGGTGGCTCGAGCGGGATCCCGGCGTCGGTTCTAGCTTCCGCTACGTACTAG